In a genomic window of Occallatibacter riparius:
- the rpsB gene encoding 30S ribosomal protein S2, whose amino-acid sequence MATITMKELLEAGVHFGHQTKRWNPKMKEYIFGERNGIYIIDLQKTLKLFKDASKFVTDLCAGGKTILFVGTKRQAQDAVAEEAGRAGMPYINNRWLGGLLTNWVTVQKSVKRLQELDDMATDGRYDLLTKKEVIRLERERKHLQANLAGIKNMKRLPDALFVVDSNNEAIAVKEARKLGIPVVAVVDTNCDPTVVDYVIPGNDDALRAIRLFTSKIADSAAEGVNLVGDKMFAEEAPAAPADETAAEATSTEDIDLETALGSGIRKAPAAVAALMEEAEAAEGGH is encoded by the coding sequence ATGGCCACGATCACAATGAAGGAGCTGCTCGAAGCTGGTGTTCACTTCGGGCATCAGACCAAGCGCTGGAACCCCAAGATGAAGGAATACATCTTCGGCGAGCGCAACGGTATCTACATCATCGACCTGCAGAAGACGCTCAAGCTGTTCAAGGATGCGTCTAAGTTCGTTACCGATCTGTGCGCCGGAGGCAAGACGATCCTTTTCGTCGGCACCAAGCGCCAGGCCCAGGATGCCGTTGCTGAAGAAGCCGGCCGCGCGGGCATGCCCTACATCAACAACCGCTGGCTCGGCGGCCTGTTGACCAACTGGGTGACGGTGCAGAAGTCGGTGAAGCGCCTTCAGGAACTCGATGACATGGCTACCGATGGCCGCTACGACCTGCTGACCAAGAAGGAAGTGATCCGCCTCGAGCGCGAGCGCAAGCACCTTCAGGCAAACCTGGCCGGCATCAAGAATATGAAGCGACTGCCTGACGCATTGTTCGTGGTCGACTCGAACAACGAAGCTATCGCCGTGAAGGAAGCCCGCAAGCTCGGCATCCCGGTGGTCGCCGTTGTCGATACGAACTGCGATCCGACCGTGGTCGACTACGTCATTCCTGGCAACGACGACGCCCTGCGCGCCATCCGCCTGTTCACCTCGAAGATCGCCGACTCGGCTGCCGAGGGCGTGAACCTGGTGGGCGACAAGATGTTCGCCGAAGAGGCTCCCGCGGCTCCGGCCGATGAGACGGCGGCGGAAGCTACCTCCACTGAGGACATCGACCTCGAGACGGCCCTCGGCAGCGGCATCCGCAAGGCGCCCGCAGCCGTCGCCGCCCTCATGGAAGAGGCCGAGGCTGCCGAAGGCGGTCATTAA
- the bktB gene encoding beta-ketothiolase BktB, with product MISMVEREIVVLGAVRTGIGKFGGGLKDLPPTVLAAKVLEESVKRSGVTPDSVGHVVFGNVIHTDQKDMYLSRVAAVRGGLPVSTPALTLNRLCGSGLQAIVTASDIIYRGQCDTAVAGGVECMSRAPYWMQSMRWGARLNDASAFDALVGAITDPFENVHMGITAENIARRFDVSREAQDCLAVESHKRAVAAIQAGYFTEQIVPIEQKVKGGVTQFAQDESPRADATRENLAKLKPAFANDGTVTPGNASSINDGAAAVTLMERNAAAAAGLKPMARLVDYAVTGVAPDIMGMGPVTAIRKVMDRSGLSISDMDVIELNEAFAAQALAVQRELQLPFEKVNPNGSGISLGHPIGATGAIITVKALHELHRTGGKFALVSMCIGGGQGIAAIFEALN from the coding sequence ATGATCTCCATGGTAGAGCGCGAAATCGTTGTACTCGGCGCAGTGCGTACAGGCATCGGCAAATTCGGCGGCGGACTCAAAGACCTTCCGCCCACTGTGCTCGCCGCAAAGGTTCTTGAGGAATCCGTGAAGCGGTCCGGAGTCACTCCCGACTCAGTCGGCCACGTGGTCTTCGGCAACGTCATCCACACCGACCAGAAAGACATGTATCTGTCGCGGGTCGCCGCGGTGCGTGGCGGCCTTCCCGTCAGCACACCGGCGCTCACCCTCAACCGCCTCTGCGGCAGCGGCCTTCAGGCCATCGTCACCGCGTCTGACATCATCTATCGGGGCCAGTGCGACACCGCAGTAGCCGGCGGCGTCGAGTGCATGAGCCGCGCCCCCTACTGGATGCAATCCATGCGATGGGGCGCACGACTCAATGACGCAAGCGCCTTCGACGCCCTCGTCGGCGCCATCACTGACCCGTTCGAAAACGTCCACATGGGGATCACGGCGGAGAACATCGCGCGTCGCTTCGACGTCTCGCGTGAAGCCCAGGACTGCCTTGCCGTCGAAAGCCACAAGCGCGCAGTCGCCGCTATCCAGGCCGGCTACTTCACTGAGCAGATCGTCCCCATCGAACAGAAGGTCAAAGGCGGCGTAACCCAGTTCGCGCAAGATGAATCTCCCCGCGCCGATGCCACGCGCGAGAACCTCGCCAAGCTGAAACCGGCCTTCGCAAACGATGGCACCGTCACGCCGGGAAACGCCTCCAGCATCAATGATGGAGCGGCAGCCGTCACCCTCATGGAGCGCAATGCCGCCGCAGCCGCCGGCCTCAAACCCATGGCGCGCCTTGTCGACTACGCCGTCACCGGCGTCGCTCCAGACATCATGGGCATGGGACCCGTCACGGCGATCCGGAAAGTCATGGACCGCAGCGGCCTTTCCATCTCCGACATGGACGTGATCGAACTCAACGAAGCATTCGCCGCGCAGGCCCTCGCCGTGCAGCGCGAACTGCAGTTGCCCTTCGAGAAGGTCAACCCCAACGGCAGCGGTATCTCACTCGGTCATCCCATCGGAGCCACTGGCGCAATCATCACCGTCAAGGCTCTGCATGAGCTGCATCGCACCGGCGGAAAGTTCGCTCTCGTCAGCATGTGCATCGGCGGCGGGCAGGGAATTGCCGCCATCTTCGAAGCTCTCAACTAG
- a CDS encoding alpha/beta fold hydrolase, with the protein MKKAGELVDSHVADEKAATGGKSMMAELAAFEERMRRFSRVVNTKAAIAQSPKTQIWALNKAKLYRYDSPPEMRHRHRVPLLLVFAIMNRPYILDLRPGNSFVEFMVGRGYDVYLLDWGTPGIEDKNMKLEDYAVEYLPRAIRKVKQISGCNEFSMLGWCIGAILTTIYAAMHPDEGLRNLLLLTAPLDFTNRNGLTFAKWTDERYFDLEKVLAAYGNMPGEMIDYGAKALKPVENWVGNYCKLWDNLDDARTVTAWQAMNTWVTDNIPMAGAAYRQLITDFYRNNLLIQNKLKIRNEAVDLSRIHANLLTVIAEGDHITPPCQSEAIMHKVSSQDKQLYRIHGGHIGIMAGSAAHRTTWPHIETWLGERSK; encoded by the coding sequence TTGAAGAAAGCGGGCGAATTAGTGGACAGCCACGTAGCGGATGAAAAAGCAGCGACGGGCGGGAAGTCGATGATGGCTGAGCTTGCCGCGTTCGAAGAACGGATGCGAAGGTTCAGCCGCGTGGTGAATACCAAGGCCGCCATTGCGCAGAGCCCGAAGACTCAGATATGGGCGCTGAACAAGGCGAAGCTGTACCGGTACGACTCCCCGCCCGAGATGAGACACCGGCATCGCGTTCCGCTGCTGCTGGTGTTCGCGATCATGAACCGGCCGTACATTCTGGACCTGCGGCCGGGCAATAGCTTTGTCGAATTCATGGTGGGGCGCGGGTACGATGTCTACCTGCTGGACTGGGGAACCCCGGGCATTGAAGACAAGAACATGAAGCTCGAGGACTATGCGGTCGAGTACCTTCCGCGGGCGATTCGCAAGGTGAAGCAGATCTCAGGCTGCAATGAATTCAGCATGCTGGGATGGTGCATCGGCGCGATTCTGACGACGATTTACGCTGCGATGCATCCCGATGAAGGATTGCGCAATTTGCTGCTGCTGACGGCGCCGCTGGACTTCACGAATCGCAACGGGCTAACCTTCGCCAAGTGGACGGACGAGCGGTACTTCGATCTGGAGAAGGTGCTGGCGGCCTATGGCAATATGCCGGGCGAGATGATCGATTATGGCGCCAAGGCATTGAAACCGGTTGAGAACTGGGTGGGCAATTACTGCAAGCTGTGGGACAACCTGGATGATGCGCGCACGGTAACTGCATGGCAGGCGATGAACACGTGGGTGACCGACAACATTCCGATGGCGGGCGCGGCGTATCGGCAGCTTATTACGGATTTTTATCGCAACAATTTGCTGATTCAGAACAAGCTGAAGATCCGCAATGAGGCGGTGGATTTGAGCCGGATCCACGCGAACCTGCTGACGGTGATTGCGGAGGGCGATCACATTACGCCGCCCTGCCAGTCGGAAGCGATCATGCACAAGGTGTCGAGCCAGGACAAGCAGCTCTATCGGATACATGGCGGACACATCGGCATCATGGCTGGCAGCGCCGCGCACCGCACGACCTGGCCGCATATTGAGACGTGGCTGGGCGAGCGGTCGAAGTAG
- a CDS encoding translation elongation factor Ts, producing MTVSEKKIDAKMVKELRDMTMAPMGDCKKALEEAGGNIEEAVVVLRKRGMASAAKKAARSTNEGAIGTYIHAGGKIGVLLELNCESDFVARTEDFSDLMKDIAMHIAASDPRYVKPEDVTPEDLEREKEIYRAQAAATGKPAPVIEKIVDGKMAKFYEEVCLLEQPFIKEQSISIKELIAQKVGKLGENITIRRFARFKVGAPDWTVAQTKAVEAAAE from the coding sequence ATGACAGTGAGCGAGAAGAAGATCGACGCAAAGATGGTAAAAGAGCTTCGCGACATGACCATGGCTCCCATGGGCGACTGCAAGAAGGCGCTCGAGGAAGCCGGTGGCAACATCGAAGAGGCTGTGGTGGTGCTGCGCAAGCGCGGCATGGCCTCGGCGGCCAAGAAGGCTGCCCGCTCCACGAACGAAGGCGCCATCGGCACCTACATCCATGCCGGCGGCAAAATCGGCGTGCTGCTCGAACTCAACTGCGAGAGCGACTTCGTGGCCCGCACTGAGGACTTCAGCGACCTGATGAAGGACATCGCGATGCACATCGCCGCCAGCGATCCGCGCTACGTGAAGCCCGAGGATGTCACCCCCGAGGACCTCGAGCGCGAGAAGGAGATCTACCGTGCCCAGGCTGCCGCTACCGGCAAGCCCGCTCCGGTGATCGAGAAGATCGTCGATGGCAAGATGGCCAAGTTCTATGAGGAAGTCTGCCTGCTCGAGCAGCCCTTCATCAAGGAGCAGTCCATCTCCATCAAGGAACTGATTGCGCAGAAGGTCGGCAAGCTCGGCGAGAACATCACGATCCGCCGCTTCGCCCGCTTCAAGGTTGGCGCGCCCGACTGGACCGTCGCCCAGACCAAGGCCGTCGAAGCCGCTGCCGAATAA
- a CDS encoding tetratricopeptide repeat protein has product MPLSRQFADDLATALCQRRIKQGIAMLDAAENELQKISPDWPNSARLLLLLAQWVDLGYRDYRFLDSLLERFRGNGRARLSVADYLRLRMAEAFTSLARGDSDAAIEALELVLHTLHDLGEESDCALAHFWIGRAHRKKGEYEKSLEHIARAREMAQGHNDKMFTAVVQVQESWLLFQKGLTREAMQILASAETVLRTTDHYVALGNIESARGRIVRRLGEYTSALEHFKRAMDLYARRDANHLNLARALVNAAYVRRLLALQIRKRIDRQAQSGRARGAAHKATPASTESLRARYQELSLQAMEDLNRARTIYDLHRHADGIGKVTLNLGYLHLDRGDIDRATPEAAEAYRIGLQQGDHILMARARILETAIENAHVEEQTGEDVDVAVHANRAREYSDEALKLAHGTQNLRLLAGACIARGITAANDFFQDWEEARKCAAEATRLIGPGENDHLVEDLSMLKSRIVQASGINDTLRGWSEGMLGNKTFQQISEEFAEIVIPKVWIREGRKIARVAARLSISPKKVRRILRNAGTVEPGM; this is encoded by the coding sequence ATGCCTCTAAGCCGCCAGTTTGCCGACGATCTCGCCACCGCACTCTGCCAGCGCCGCATCAAGCAGGGAATCGCCATGCTCGATGCAGCCGAAAATGAACTGCAAAAGATCAGCCCCGACTGGCCGAATTCAGCCCGCCTTCTTCTGCTGCTCGCGCAATGGGTCGACCTCGGTTATCGCGATTACCGCTTCCTCGATAGCCTCCTCGAGCGGTTTCGCGGCAACGGCAGAGCGCGCCTCAGCGTTGCGGATTATCTTCGCCTGCGCATGGCCGAAGCCTTCACCAGTCTCGCCCGCGGCGACAGCGATGCCGCCATCGAAGCGCTGGAACTCGTCCTGCATACCCTGCACGACCTCGGCGAAGAGTCCGACTGCGCACTAGCCCACTTCTGGATCGGCCGTGCTCACCGCAAAAAGGGCGAATACGAAAAATCTCTTGAGCACATCGCCCGTGCGCGTGAAATGGCACAAGGACATAACGACAAAATGTTCACCGCCGTCGTGCAGGTTCAGGAGAGTTGGCTGCTGTTCCAAAAAGGCCTCACCCGCGAAGCCATGCAGATTCTCGCCAGCGCCGAAACTGTCCTTCGCACCACCGACCACTACGTCGCGCTGGGCAACATCGAGTCCGCGCGGGGCCGCATCGTTCGCCGCCTTGGCGAATACACGAGTGCGCTCGAGCACTTCAAGCGTGCGATGGATCTGTACGCGCGCCGCGATGCCAACCATCTCAACCTGGCCCGCGCCCTGGTCAATGCTGCGTATGTGCGCCGCCTGCTGGCCCTGCAGATTCGCAAGCGCATCGATCGCCAAGCCCAGTCCGGACGCGCCCGCGGCGCCGCTCACAAGGCCACGCCTGCTTCCACTGAGTCCCTCCGCGCTCGCTACCAGGAACTCTCTCTGCAGGCCATGGAAGACCTCAATCGCGCGCGCACCATTTACGATCTGCATCGCCACGCGGACGGCATCGGCAAGGTCACTCTCAACCTCGGCTATCTGCACCTCGACCGCGGCGACATCGATCGCGCCACCCCTGAAGCCGCCGAGGCTTATCGCATCGGCCTCCAGCAAGGCGATCACATTCTCATGGCTCGCGCCCGCATTCTCGAAACCGCCATCGAAAACGCGCACGTCGAAGAACAGACCGGCGAAGACGTTGACGTTGCCGTCCATGCCAACCGCGCGCGCGAATACAGCGACGAGGCGCTGAAGCTCGCGCACGGCACGCAGAATCTGCGCCTGCTAGCCGGAGCCTGCATCGCCCGCGGCATCACCGCAGCCAACGACTTCTTCCAGGACTGGGAAGAGGCGCGCAAATGCGCGGCCGAAGCAACGCGCCTCATCGGACCCGGCGAAAACGATCACCTGGTCGAAGATCTCTCCATGCTCAAGTCGCGCATCGTCCAGGCCTCCGGCATCAACGACACACTGCGCGGATGGTCCGAAGGCATGCTCGGCAACAAAACGTTCCAGCAAATCAGCGAGGAATTCGCCGAAATCGTCATCCCTAAAGTCTGGATTCGCGAAGGCAGAAAGATCGCGCGTGTCGCTGCCCGCCTTTCCATCTCGCCCAAAAAAGTTCGCCGCATTCTTCGCAACGCCGGCACCGTCGAGCCCGGCATGTGA
- the aceB gene encoding malate synthase A, protein MDDVRMSTIAPISEAALSLEEREREILTPGAVAFLSELDRRFEARRVALLEKRRERQAFYDRGGFPSFLAETEAIRDADWKVARIPDELLDRRVEITGPTERKMVINALNSGANVFMADFEDANSPTWANCIEGQRNVRDANRRKISWSSPEGKVYELKPDPAVLFVRPRGWHMVEKHMRLEGRPMSASLFDFGLYFFHNHQILLDRASAPYFYLPKMESHLEARLWNDVFVFAQEYVGVPVGTIRGTVLIETISAAFEMDEILYELRDHSAGLNCGRWDYIFSFIKKLRNHADCVLPQRSDVTMTQPFLASYVELLIHTCHRRGIHAMGGMAAQIPIRNDAQANDEAMQRVREDKLREVRAGHDGTWVAHPGLVPVAKAVFDEYMPEKNQIKPPALAQSRITAENLVEMPKGKITEAGLRRNIDVALQYLESWLRGNGCVPIYNLMEDAATAEISRTQIWQWIRYGAKLDDGRTITAEMHDAILADVLRQARDAMGTERFAASKFARAAELLRELSTGEFREFLTTMAYEDLV, encoded by the coding sequence ATGGATGACGTACGAATGTCGACGATTGCCCCAATTTCAGAAGCTGCGCTCTCGCTCGAGGAGCGGGAGCGCGAGATTCTTACGCCCGGAGCTGTAGCTTTTCTCAGCGAGTTGGATAGACGATTCGAAGCGCGGCGCGTTGCGCTGCTGGAAAAGCGGCGTGAGCGGCAGGCGTTCTATGACCGCGGCGGCTTCCCTTCTTTCCTCGCGGAGACGGAGGCGATCCGCGATGCGGATTGGAAGGTTGCGCGGATTCCAGATGAACTGCTGGATCGGCGCGTGGAGATTACAGGGCCGACCGAGCGGAAGATGGTGATCAACGCGCTGAATTCAGGCGCGAATGTATTCATGGCGGATTTTGAAGATGCCAATTCTCCGACGTGGGCGAACTGCATCGAAGGCCAACGCAACGTGCGCGATGCGAATCGGCGGAAGATCAGCTGGTCCTCGCCCGAGGGCAAGGTGTATGAGCTGAAGCCGGACCCTGCGGTGCTGTTTGTGCGGCCGCGTGGCTGGCACATGGTGGAGAAGCACATGCGTCTCGAAGGGCGCCCGATGTCGGCATCGCTGTTCGACTTCGGACTGTACTTCTTTCACAACCACCAGATTCTGCTCGATCGGGCCTCGGCGCCTTACTTCTATCTGCCAAAGATGGAGAGCCATCTGGAAGCTCGGCTGTGGAATGACGTGTTTGTGTTTGCGCAGGAGTATGTGGGCGTGCCGGTTGGTACGATTCGCGGGACAGTGCTGATCGAGACGATTTCGGCTGCGTTCGAGATGGACGAGATTCTGTATGAGCTGCGCGATCACTCGGCGGGACTGAACTGCGGGAGGTGGGACTACATCTTCAGCTTCATCAAGAAGCTCCGCAACCATGCTGATTGCGTTTTGCCGCAGCGCAGCGATGTGACGATGACGCAGCCGTTTCTGGCGTCGTATGTGGAGTTGCTGATTCACACGTGCCACAGGCGCGGGATTCATGCGATGGGCGGAATGGCGGCGCAAATTCCGATTCGCAATGACGCACAGGCCAACGACGAGGCGATGCAGCGGGTGCGCGAAGACAAGCTGCGTGAAGTGCGCGCGGGGCACGACGGAACGTGGGTGGCGCATCCGGGGCTGGTGCCGGTGGCGAAGGCTGTGTTCGACGAGTACATGCCGGAGAAGAATCAGATTAAGCCGCCCGCGTTAGCGCAATCGCGCATAACGGCGGAGAACCTGGTGGAGATGCCGAAGGGCAAGATCACCGAGGCGGGGCTACGGCGCAATATTGATGTTGCGTTGCAGTATCTGGAGTCGTGGTTGCGGGGCAATGGCTGCGTACCGATTTACAACCTGATGGAAGATGCGGCGACGGCGGAAATTTCGCGCACGCAAATCTGGCAGTGGATTCGCTATGGCGCGAAGCTCGACGATGGCCGCACGATCACGGCGGAGATGCACGACGCGATTCTCGCGGACGTACTGCGGCAGGCGAGGGATGCGATGGGCACGGAACGGTTTGCGGCGAGCAAGTTTGCGAGGGCGGCGGAATTGCTGCGGGAGCTGAGCACCGGGGAGTTCCGGGAGTTCCTGACCACGATGGCTTACGAGGATCTGGTTTAA
- the aceA gene encoding isocitrate lyase, translating into MENHTTSINGWNSPRWHGTTRTYTHEQVNRLRGTVHVEHSLARAGAEKLWRMLHRESYVPALGALTGNQAVEMAAAGLKAIYLSGWQVAADANLSGNMYPDQSLYPANSVPAVVRAINSALIRADQVAHSEGQKSIDWMLPIVADAEAGFGGVLNAFELMKALIEAGAAAVHFEDQLSSAKKCGHMGGKVLVPTREAVQKLISARLAADVMNVPTVLIARTDADAAQLITSDCDPADRPFIAGERTVEGFYSFRGGLDAAIARGLAYAPHADMIWCETSEPNLEDARRFAEAIHAQFPGKLLAYNCSPSFNWRAKLTLSEIASFQVKLAAMGYKFQFVTLAGFHALNLSMFELAHEYSQTGMLAYSRVQQHEFEMAEKHGYGAVKHQRFVGTGYFDQVATTIASGNISTCALPGSTEEEQFEDPYDHEVPQQQQATA; encoded by the coding sequence ATGGAGAATCATACGACAAGCATCAACGGCTGGAACTCACCCCGTTGGCATGGGACCACCCGCACTTACACGCACGAACAGGTGAACCGGTTGAGGGGTACTGTTCATGTGGAGCACTCGCTAGCCCGCGCCGGTGCCGAGAAGCTGTGGCGGATGCTTCATCGCGAATCGTATGTGCCGGCGCTGGGTGCGCTGACAGGCAACCAGGCTGTTGAAATGGCTGCTGCCGGGTTGAAGGCGATCTATCTGAGCGGATGGCAGGTTGCGGCCGATGCGAATCTGAGCGGGAATATGTATCCGGATCAGAGCCTGTATCCAGCGAACAGTGTGCCTGCGGTGGTGCGTGCGATCAACAGCGCGCTGATTCGCGCTGACCAGGTGGCTCACTCCGAGGGACAGAAGTCCATCGATTGGATGTTGCCTATTGTGGCTGACGCAGAAGCTGGATTTGGCGGCGTGCTGAATGCATTCGAACTGATGAAGGCGCTGATTGAGGCGGGCGCCGCCGCAGTGCATTTTGAGGATCAGCTTTCTTCCGCGAAGAAGTGCGGGCACATGGGCGGCAAGGTGCTGGTGCCGACGCGCGAGGCGGTGCAAAAGCTCATTTCTGCGCGGCTGGCTGCGGATGTGATGAATGTGCCCACGGTTCTGATTGCACGCACAGATGCGGATGCGGCGCAGTTGATCACGAGCGATTGCGATCCGGCGGACCGGCCGTTTATCGCCGGAGAACGCACGGTGGAGGGCTTCTATTCGTTCCGCGGCGGACTGGATGCTGCGATTGCGCGCGGGCTGGCGTATGCTCCGCATGCCGACATGATCTGGTGCGAGACGTCGGAGCCCAATCTCGAAGATGCGCGCAGGTTCGCTGAGGCGATTCATGCGCAGTTCCCGGGCAAGCTGCTTGCGTACAACTGCTCGCCCTCGTTCAACTGGCGCGCCAAGCTGACGCTGTCGGAGATCGCGTCGTTTCAGGTGAAGCTCGCGGCGATGGGGTACAAGTTCCAATTCGTCACGCTGGCGGGGTTCCATGCGTTGAACCTATCGATGTTCGAGCTGGCGCATGAGTACAGCCAAACAGGCATGCTGGCCTACTCACGCGTGCAACAGCACGAGTTTGAAATGGCGGAGAAGCATGGCTACGGCGCGGTGAAGCATCAGCGCTTTGTCGGGACGGGGTATTTCGACCAGGTGGCGACGACGATTGCGTCGGGGAATATTTCGACGTGCGCGCTGCCGGGATCGACGGAAGAAGAGCAGTTCGAGGATCCGTACGATCACGAGGTTCCGCAGCAGCAGCAGGCGACGGCGTAG
- the fabG gene encoding 3-oxoacyl-[acyl-carrier-protein] reductase, translated as MATEVLIEPKLSFHRPLEHKVALITGSSRGIGRAIAKELAERGASVAINYRNNFSCAEEVRNSIRENGGECELFQHDISDRLQARALVRDVLDRYQHVDILVNNAGITRDKSIRKMTDEDWAEVIETNLNGVFYCTSAVLPNMIEQKYGRVVNIASFVGQAGNFGQANYAASKGGIIAMTKVLALELARYNITANVISPGFTETDMLAGVPPNVQDQIKARIPMGRFGLPEETAKAVAFLVCDGDYITGQQINVNGGIYM; from the coding sequence ATGGCGACCGAAGTACTCATCGAACCGAAGCTTTCATTCCATCGCCCTCTTGAACACAAGGTTGCACTCATCACCGGCTCTTCGCGCGGAATTGGCCGGGCCATTGCCAAAGAACTTGCCGAGCGTGGGGCCTCTGTTGCCATTAACTATCGCAACAACTTCAGTTGCGCGGAAGAAGTCCGCAACTCAATCCGCGAGAACGGCGGCGAGTGCGAACTGTTCCAGCACGACATCTCTGACCGGCTTCAGGCCCGCGCACTCGTGCGCGACGTGCTTGACCGCTACCAGCACGTCGACATCCTCGTTAACAACGCCGGCATCACGCGCGACAAATCCATCCGCAAGATGACCGACGAAGACTGGGCAGAAGTTATTGAGACCAACCTCAATGGCGTCTTCTACTGCACCAGCGCCGTACTGCCCAACATGATCGAGCAGAAGTACGGCCGCGTCGTGAACATCGCCTCGTTCGTCGGCCAGGCCGGAAACTTCGGACAGGCAAACTATGCCGCCAGCAAAGGCGGAATCATCGCCATGACCAAGGTGCTCGCGCTCGAGCTCGCCAGATACAACATCACCGCCAACGTCATCTCCCCGGGATTCACTGAAACCGACATGCTCGCCGGAGTGCCGCCCAACGTCCAGGATCAGATCAAGGCGCGCATTCCTATGGGCCGGTTTGGTCTGCCTGAGGAGACAGCAAAAGCCGTTGCTTTCCTCGTCTGCGACGGCGACTACATCACCGGCCAGCAGATCAACGTCAACGGCGGCATCTACATGTAA
- a CDS encoding SDR family NAD(P)-dependent oxidoreductase has translation MSITETVTVRAFEAPFSLEGKTAIVTGAGRGIGKSIARRLVSAGASVMICDLDEKMLVQAAEDLGDSSRVGHFQGDLTDPLVPGELVEATLGTFGGVDIIVNNAGYSWDNVIQKTTDEQFQAMLEIHLVTPFRILRAASGYIRDAAKHEIASGQRVMRKVVNITSISGTDGNPGQVGYSAGKAGVIGLTKTLAKEWGRYNVNVNSVGFGLIETRMTQALGADIAQMEMHGHQIKLGVQQAMLDSVKSACPLGRLGTPEEAAGAVLFFCSPLSDYVTGEVLICGGGLHF, from the coding sequence ATGAGCATCACTGAAACCGTAACCGTCCGGGCCTTTGAAGCGCCTTTCTCGCTGGAAGGCAAAACCGCCATTGTCACAGGAGCCGGTCGGGGTATCGGCAAGTCGATCGCACGCCGGCTGGTGTCGGCCGGGGCGTCCGTCATGATCTGCGACCTCGACGAAAAGATGCTCGTTCAGGCCGCGGAGGATCTGGGCGACTCGTCGCGCGTGGGGCATTTCCAGGGCGATCTCACGGATCCGCTGGTGCCTGGCGAACTGGTGGAGGCAACGCTGGGCACGTTTGGCGGAGTGGACATTATCGTGAACAACGCCGGATACAGCTGGGACAACGTGATCCAGAAGACGACAGACGAGCAGTTCCAGGCAATGCTGGAGATTCACCTGGTGACGCCGTTCCGGATTCTGAGGGCCGCGTCCGGGTATATCCGCGACGCTGCGAAGCATGAAATTGCGTCGGGACAGCGCGTGATGCGCAAGGTGGTGAACATCACCTCGATCTCGGGCACGGACGGCAATCCAGGGCAGGTGGGCTACTCGGCCGGCAAGGCAGGCGTGATTGGGCTGACCAAGACACTGGCGAAGGAGTGGGGCCGGTACAACGTGAATGTGAATTCAGTTGGGTTCGGGCTGATTGAGACACGTATGACGCAGGCGCTTGGCGCCGATATCGCACAGATGGAGATGCACGGCCACCAGATCAAACTGGGGGTACAGCAGGCGATGCTGGACTCGGTGAAGAGCGCATGCCCGCTGGGGCGGTTGGGCACGCCGGAGGAAGCTGCTGGTGCAGTGCTGTTCTTCTGCTCGCCGCTGTCGGACTACGTGACGGGCGAGGTGCTGATCTGCGGCGGGGGACTGCATTTCTGA
- the rpsI gene encoding 30S ribosomal protein S9: MADLVQYYGTGRRKSAIARVFLRPGTGEWKVNGKAFDVYFVTEQQRAAAKKSLAVVEMAANFDVVTTVRSGGVAAQADAVKMGVARALIEFNPELRKALKAELLLTRDARVKERKKYGQKGARKRFQFSKR; this comes from the coding sequence ATGGCAGATCTGGTTCAGTATTACGGAACGGGGCGTCGCAAGTCGGCGATCGCCCGTGTCTTTCTGCGCCCCGGAACGGGCGAGTGGAAGGTAAACGGCAAGGCTTTCGACGTGTACTTCGTCACCGAGCAGCAGCGCGCCGCAGCCAAGAAGTCGCTGGCTGTCGTTGAGATGGCTGCAAACTTTGACGTGGTCACGACGGTTCGTTCGGGCGGCGTAGCTGCCCAGGCCGACGCAGTCAAGATGGGCGTCGCCCGTGCACTCATTGAGTTCAATCCCGAGCTGCGCAAGGCGCTGAAGGCCGAACTCCTGCTCACCCGTGACGCTCGCGTCAAGGAACGCAAGAAGTACGGACAGAAGGGCGCCCGTAAGCGGTTCCAGTTCTCGAAGCGCTAA